Part of the Ctenopharyngodon idella isolate HZGC_01 chromosome 8, HZGC01, whole genome shotgun sequence genome, tttgttttctaaattgttttaaaattattagcGTTAATTTGGGTTATGGTCATTCTAGGGATACtaccaacaattatttttgcatgtgtgaataatatgtaagttatatatttatctacattttaaaaataactaatttattATTCtcaaattaaagtgttagttcacccaaaaatgaaaaatttgtcGTCATtcactcaccatcatgtcatttGAAATTTGTAtgagtttatttcttctgttgaacacaaaagaagatattttgaacaatgtcGGTAACTTgacagttgacggcacccatcgacttatagttttttttttcctactatggaagtcaatgggtgccatcaaCTGTCTTACCAACATTGttcaaagtatcttcttttatgttcaacagatgaaagaaactcatacaggtttggaacaacttaaaggtgagtaaatgacaaaattttcaatttttgtgtccctttaaaggaatagttcacccaaaaatgaaaattctgtcattatttactcacctttaagttgttccaaacctgtatgactttcttctgtggaacacaaaaagatttttttgaagaatgttttaacCATTTTTGCCCATAAGTCAAGAGGGTCCAAAACaataatttgaaaaattatatggagaagaaaaaagaatgtttttcaaaatatcttgtttgttccaaagaaggaaagtcatataggtttggaagaacatgagagtgagtacattttcaggtgaactagTGCTTTAACATGAACATCCTTATTGCCAGTTTATTTGTGTAAGTCTTTGACCTCCTAGCAAAAATGTAACATAAcaaatttctgtatttttcttgtttttttcagaAGGTTTGGATAACACAAAGATGTCAGTTACAGTCAATTGTAACGttctaatgtattttttttaactgacaCTTACCTGTACCAGGTAGACTCTGAGTCTAAAAACCTGGTATGAAGCAAATGCCCCCTACTCACCACCCACACCAGAGGACTGGTCTGGATCCTCACGTCAGAGGCCTGAATGAGCTGCTGGTGAAGCGATGCAGCTGACCAGATGTCTTACtaaggaaagggaaggaggtGCTGTTCATTCTCTTCCTCCTGACGAGGCTCCTCGCAAGCAAACTCCATGTTAACTTTGGGTGGAGTTCACAAGggcaacttgttttctttcagggGTTCTTCACAACGAAGCGTCAATTAACCACGTATCGATCATCTGGATGCATTTTAAAATCTCTTTCGGAAAATAAACGTTTAAGGAAACAAAGCTATCAAAACTCGATTCGAGTCGCACACAATTTCGAAGGCTAAAATCGCTTTTGGCTTTTCTAAATCCTCTTCCTTCACTGATTTTCACAAAATCATATCAGACGAGATCAAAGGATGGGATAAACAAATGCCTGCTCCTCTGAATTGGAAATCACTGATATGAGGTTCATTCGGGGCCTCTATCGTGCAGGCAGTCGTGCTGGCAATGCATAGTGTGGCCGGCCAGGTTACAGCAAGCCTGGATACTTCCAGCTGAGGGGAACATACGGGGAGCAGCCGCCACGCCTGTGAGAATCGAAAGGTGCTGAAACAGATATTTCAGTTTAGATGAAGGTCTGCGCAAACATCATCTCTCCACTCATTCTCAACGCTCAGCAGAACAGCCCCTTTCTCCCTGATCTGTTTGAGGGTTGGGGGCGGCAGCACCCTCAGGTTACTTAGCATGTGGGGCAACTCCAGGGACACAAGGGTGGAAAACACAGATCAACAACAACATCGAGCCTCAAAAGAGCTCTCTCGCCCTTCGCTCTCACTGCCATGACTGATCCCGGGCCGAACACAAAGGAGGAGAATTTCACTTTCCTGAGCAGAAACAAGCATTTGAGCAACAATTCCTCCCGAAACACAACCGAAAAAAGCAGCGCAGGCGTTCTTCAATTGATTTCCAAGGAATAAACATTTCTCCCTCAAATGAAACAATTTATTGATAGCGTGTTATAATCAAATGAGGGGCCAGtgcactttttgtgtgtgtacaaacAGCCACGTCAAGAGCTGTGCAAGGAGTGAGTGACGCTTCCTCTTTCTCCCCAATCAAGAAATTAGGTAAACACAGCACAAATCAAGAGTGTCATTATTTCCGTTTAAATATGGGAACTGtaagcacaaaaaaaacaaaacaaaaaaaaaaacaattacacaaGCAGGAAGATGCTCTCAGTGAGAGTACACTAACACTAAATGGAAAGCTCTTGCCCCTGTGCATCCAAAGGGCTCCTGAATCATTTCAAACAATTATTTCTGCTTCCAGCCATGTGAAGTCCACTTGTGGAATGGTCCATTTGCTGTCCTGTCCTGTGTGGCCGGGACTGAACGTACAGTATGTCCATTTAATCGTGTACACAAAGAGCTGTTATATCATGAAATCACCAATCAATCaacttttaaaacacaatttagtGTGAAGAATAGAAAAGTCATACATGAAAAGATGTTAGTTATGCATCAGATCAGTACACTGCAATTAGCTAAACAGACTAAGAACACAAATTTCTACTTCTTCAGGATTTCAGAGAAAAGTATAGACTGtcattttaaaaccatttgAACAATGCAAACACCTAAGAACCACAACAGTGTGTAATATTTCAAACATAAATGGCTGTTAAACTATAAACATACTTAAATGTACGTCTATATTGTCAACTAAAGGTATgtcaatgaaataaaacataggACCAAATTATTAGGGCATCAAGTCTCTGTTTTTGTACAAATATGTGGGCTTGATTTCTTTAAATTCTCTCAGTGCTATCCACATGGCACATTTAGCAAATTACGGGTGACGatgacaaaatattacattataggCCACATGCACTTAACATTGATGAtttgaaatgtctgtttttgtagCAAATGCATCTTTTTGTCTTTATCTTTATAAAGAGACCTTTATAAGAATACCAGTATTAACAATTTCACTGTAAGGATATAACTGGATAATTATGACAGTCCTATggggaaaataaaattaaaaccataTTATGCAATCAAATTAATTATCAGACACCCATCATAATTTAACACAATCTCACTTTGAAACTGGAATCATGCTTCATTCAAAACCTTTCAAATGTAACctttcaaaaaaaaacataaaaacagtacGTGTGAAATACCTTTCTTCTTTAAACACAAAATTTGATGCTTGACATTATGCTTTGGTCTAAAGAGGGCTTAGAAATACCTACTTTTATAATCAAAATATgtttacaaattatttttaatgtgataagGGGTGTTAAAATGCAAGCTGTTTCAATCAATATAACACTGATGACATTTTTGGCTACATCTTTGTATATTAAACCTCTGCAACAGCTTACAGTAGAACACTAGCATTAACATGCAGTTCACTGAGCAAAATATTCTGCCGGTTTTAGTTGCCTACAACACTATATGCCTATATTACACTCCCCATTACTGAATGATTGTTCAAAGCATCAAGACACACAAACCAGGTTCCCATTAGATCAGATCAATTGATAACcatgaacatgaatgaacacaGAAATAATTTCGTACAGGGATAACTGTCTGGAATCTGACTAAAATACATGTTGATAGGAAGTATTGTAACTAGACAGTGTTTAATGACCAAAAGCAAATTAAATTTCTATTCTAATATGCCCAATGTCATTCTTTTACGCAGGGTACAACTTATCACAAACTAGACATCTGAATAAATTgcaatggaaaacaaatatattgctaTAGAGCTAAACTTTGCTATACGAATGggcctttttctctctctttttttttttttttgtacatgttTGGCAGAGCAGGTAATAACATTTGCCCTTTACTCTAGTACCACGTCTGCTTTAGAGAGCATGCAATTAAGAGACATTAAGAGAAGCTTGCATTTAACAAtactttagtgtgtaatatgATTGTTAGGATGCTCCTCGCACAATGATCATGACCAGGAAGTCCTCTTCCGTTTTGGCAAGAGCTTTCGCAGAAGAATCTAAGAACTGCTGAGAGAAATCACAAGGTGGAAATGCGTGCAGGACCCCAGTGTTGTCCTTATCTCTACTGCCCCCGACGGGTAAACTGATGACCCCGGCGGCCTGCTTTTGCTTCAGGTACGAAACCAAGTTGCGCAGGGGCCTCTGCGTCGATGCTGCTGGGTCCGAAGATGAAGTCTCCTCTGTGCTGCCTGGAACTGCCAGTAGAACCGCATACCCGCCCGGGCCTGCGACTTTGATGCGGCGAGACACTTCGTCGATCTTGGGCTGGTCGAGGCGAAGGCGTTGCGTGATGCGCAGCTGAGTGACTTTGCCGCCCGTGCTGCCGTCGATAAGGAGACTAGTAGCGACGCTCAGGTCCCCCTCCAGGAGATGCATGCTGGCTGGGAAGTTACTGTTCTTTAGGAGCAGCATGCCATTCCAGGCCATGCTCAGCTTGCCCCCTGCATCCTGCTTTGAAGCCTGGTTGCTTTTGGAGCTGCTCTCGGATCTGTCCCTCTTGGAGGCGCCTTTGGCTGAATCACCTGCTTTGCGCTTTCTTTCTGCTGGACTTGCGCCGACACTGGACTCTGAGAGGCTGCTGCCTTTTATGCGCTTCTCACCAGGGGCTCGGTCCAGGCTGCTGCGGCTCTCTCGTGCAGGGGACACCCGGTCCGCTCTGGCTGGCCGCTCTGAGTCGCTGAATCGTCCGTCTCGGCTGCTCCCTCCTGGGCTGCCTTCAAGGGACGGCGGTCTGCGGCGTCGGGCCGCCCACTCGCTGCTGCTGTCAGGCGAACACTCCAGATGTCTCCCGTCCTCCATGAGCCGTCGTTTGCGTGCAGCGTCCCTGGCCGGCAGCTCCCGCTCCAGTGACCACGGCTCTCGCCGTCGTTCACGCTCCAAGTGTTCAAGGGGCTCAAATGCAGGAGTTCGTACACGTTCACGAATGGCAGGGGCAGGCCATTCAGCCCCGGCATACAGTTCTCGTTCTCTGAAGTGCAGTGGTGGGGGAGTCCGTTCTCGGACTCTAATGGCCTCAGGGGTGGCACGATGGACGAAAGACTCAGCCACGATTTCATAGTGTTGCAAAGGGAGGGGCTGCAAGAACTGCTGCTGGTAGCGGTGCTCTGTGTCAGCGAAGTCCACCCTTAGCCTCCTGTCGGGGCCGCCGAGAGGAAATCCACGCATGTGTGTGCAGGCTGCCTGAGCGGCATCCAGGCTTTCATACTGAATATAAGCCCAGGTGTCCCCTTTTCTGTAGTCTATAGTCCTAATAGTGCCAAAGCGGTCAAATTCCCTGGCTAACGCAGTCAAAGGCACCCAAGGTCCAAGACCGCCCACCCAGAGGCGTGTGGTGGGGGTGGCTTTGCCATAGCCGATTTTTATGGGGTTTCGGCCCACAACTTTACCAGACATGCTAATTTTTGCTCTATGGGCCATGTCCAAGTTCTCAAATTTAAGAAAGCCATAGGTGCTGCTCTGGCCCCGAGTGGGTCTTTTAATGTCCACCTCAGTGATGGTCCCAAATCGTTCAAAAGCTCTCCTCAAATCATTTTCAGTAACAGTAATATCCAAATTACCCAGAAATAGTGTGCGATTGGCTCTCTGGTCGTCCTCTGGGGAGATAAAGTCCTCCTCGCGGAAAGGAGCGGCTCGCTCTGCGATGTACGCGGGCCGCGCCCTCGCTTCATAAAAAGCaaattctctttctctttcaagcTCTCTGGGTAAGGGAGGGGGTGGGGGAGGAGGAAGCCGACCCAGCGCTAGCTGCTGTAACCGGTAGTCTCTGTAACCCAGACCGGTTGGAGAGAGCGGCCTCTGGGTATGCAAATGTCTATGGCCTGCTACGACAGAGAAATGGTCCTTATCTACTGGAGACCGACTTCTCCGCCTATTCAAATAGACAGCCTCAATTTTCAAAGGACGGTCATACAGCACCAGCCGGCCTCGAGCGTGCTTTGCCGCCCTGGCATCATCCGGTCTCCTAAAGTTGACGAATGCGATTCTCTCGTCGTTGACTCGGCTGATTTTAACGCTCACATCACCAAATTTTTTGAATTCGTGGAAGAGGCCGTCCTCGATTTCCTCGTCGCTAAGCTGGGAGCCGAGCTCGCtgatttttaaagttttgtacTCACTTTCGTTGGTGGGAAGCGGGGCGCGCGATTCTCCACGCGAGTTGGTGCGCGCGGCCGCCTCTAAGGACAAGCTCGACGCGTGATTCTTGCCGCTCGAGCTTGCAACGGGGCTGGTGTAACCGTGGTTATTTCCAGTCCGACTGGAGACATGTCCATCAAAATCCCTTCCATCTCTTTTATCTCCGATCAGCCCCCGTCGTGCAGAACCTCCTTCGCTTTTAGAAGAACTATTGCCGTTGTTGCTCCCACCGCCAGAAATCGAGATAACCCCCATTTTCTTACTGGTCGGGTGGCTTCCTCCCCTGTCTCGTATATCATCCAAGGCCCTTGAACGCTTTTTCACCGGCGACCGCTCTTTCCCTTTCATCGTAGATATCCACTGGCTTTGCGCGTCtaacaaaacacttttttttaacagttatgcTACTGCGATGTCAACGAATTTACACGAGAAATTCTATAATTTGTTCAGTGTCCCTGCGGCAAAACAACCGCATACGCCATCTTGTCAAGACTAAAGCATGTCCCGCCCGTCGACTTTGATTGGTTTGAATCTCTGAGAATCGTCAACGCCATTGGTTGTTTTGTCTGTCAATCTAGACCGCCCGTACAGCGCCCAGTCTCGGTGTACAGCATTTTAGCTTCAAACGCCAAATATTTATCATAGCCACTTTATAAACAAGAGAGGTGACATTTAACTAATCTTCCCTGAGATCTTGAGGTCATGCACTTAAAATAGTATATCTGCTATTGCATCGAATtccataatattttaataaacatgataaatacataaatctggcagggaaaaaatgaaattctttaaatttaaaaaagcgTTTTACGTTTAGTTGATGCTAAAGACTGAGAGTTTcgttttacatttcatttaaattacaaatgtAACCTTTATAAATTGTTAAGcggtcaaataaataaaactttaaaaatattgtagTTCACTTTATGTCCAACAGATGGTGATGTTTGTCTGTTCCACTGAGGTGAACGGTAGGGTCACGTTAGCGTAAACGTGAAGAACAGCTTTTTAACCATGTCGGTTCAGTGTTGGATTTAGCATTGTCAGCGCGGTTCGCcgttataaaaatgaataatttttaagTAATAAAGATTTTCAGAAGGGgtggaatattttttttgtctcccAAATAACCAAAGGCTAATGCTACAATAAAATGTTATGGAAAAGGGCACAGTTAAATAGCAAAAaggaatgtatttatttaaggcAAGATGTTCTAATCCGGAACtacatgcaaaaaaatgtaaatattcgtAAATGTTCCTTGTGTGGTCAAAAACAAGCATGCAATTCAGAAAGATATCTGCTATAggaaaataactgctttctggCTACAAATAATTTGTCTATTACAAATAAGgattaaatacacaaaaatgcacaagccaacacatcatttttatttttatttaagtataGTGGACTAAGTAGGCAAGTTAGCTGCCAGGAAACTAAGCTGTCATTCAAACTGCTGCAGGCCTAGTCATTACAGGTCCTCTCAAAAGTTTTGGAGATTTCATGGTTTACCATATTAATCATAAATATGTAGTTTATCTTGTTTGTCTCTCCTATCACAGCCTACAACAGTTAGCTCACTACACTCTCTTTGTGTATATTTTTCATGCTGCCATTGTGTTTCCTTAGTTCATTTAGTAATGCTTCTCTTGTATTCCTGATTTCTTTATCGCATCCTTTAATCTGGGATTTAATCAGTTTGCATGTGTAGCTGGAGCTGTCTCCACTTTCTTGAAAGATCAGACTGGAATTCGAAGCTGTGGGTGTGGAGAGAGTTTCTGTCAGCTTCCCTTTCTATCCTCTATTGGAACCACATGTCAGCTCTCTCCAAAACACGGCACGGTCCGCTAAACTGGCACTTAATGTGATCCAGCGTTTCTGTcatcttcaatgcacaaagcaAAGAAGCAGCAGGAAATGCTTGCCCCAAAGCAACTGTTGATCTGTTCCCATTTTGAGAATTAGGAAAATAAGAGAAGCTTTGAAAATCCTGTCACTGCAGCTTTTTTTCATCTCGAACAATTTCGTCTTATGTGTCATCTAAATTAAGTGAATCACTCTGAAAGAGTGGCTGGCAGGATTGGCATGCAGTCATTAATCCCAGATGGAGCTGAATAACCAACACCATTGCTTGGTCACAGAACTGCTCTCCTCAAGGCTGTTTGGCACTTGTATCAACAGAACACTTTAACTTTAGCTATTTCCCACTGGattgggatttaaaaaaaaaaaaaaaaaaacacatcaaacaTGATCAACTGTAAACTCTATTCTTATGAGGGacatagttttagttaaaagtCAATGTCAGATAAATTGAATGTGCAAAAATGTTTTCACCAGGCAAAATTTGAATTTGACTTTTTTGATTAGATATTGAGGCCCATGTGCATTTTATTacgttcatatatatatatatattatatatatatatattttttatccaATACATCCACCACAGATCCAGCTTCAGGAACTTGGAGTCAGCACTGCAAAGTTATATTTTGATTGTTGTCCAAGACTTTTGAATTAAACAGTAGCATAACATGTAAGTTGGCTCATAATTCATTAGGCTTTGTGGTTGTGCTCTGCTGTCAGACCCCAGACCAACAATTGAAGGGTATGACAGAGAAAAACCTTGGAATCCATCATCAGTCCAGAAGTGAAGGGCTTGTGGTTACTTAGTTGGTTTTGTATTAGCAGGGCTGTCACACGCTGCTGATGTATCGAGTGACATTTGACAGCCTTTACAGCCAGCCTACagcaaaacacacatttaaaattacACATTAGACGGCCATGTCCTCTCTCAAATACAAAACGTTTCACCTTACATGTAAGAGGTTTTCTACTAGCCTTAAAGAATTGgcacacaaaatatttttcttgcatTAGAATTTTTTAAAGTTCCTTGTATGGATCGGGCCTGTTCGTTACTAAAACCGCACAttcactgtcagaaaaaaggtACAGTGCTTGTAACTGGGGCAGTACCCAtaaggtacaaaagtgaaaaggtactaatatgtacttttaaagtactaatatgtatctttaaggtactaatatgtacctttaaggcACGAATATTTACCATTTAGGGCTAagtaaggtacaaagatgtaccttttcacttttgtatTTTAGGgaactgccccagtgacagcgGCATTCCTTTTTTCTGAAAGTGTTCcagatatattttaagattagAATTAAGGATGCATGAATATTACAATTAGGATACCAAAATTCTGTAgaattttgtctaaataatttaaaaataacactactaaaattatttttaatgcagcAAGTGAATTTGGGTAACTCTTTAATGCTTAATATGAAATTCTGATGTTTGCTAACAAATTATGGATTAAATTatgagtgtttttaaagattaagtgAGCGTTAGATGATGGCTaatgtaatctaaatgtaaaaattggaGAAATGAGCAAGCACAAGTAGATATTAAATATagatcaaaattaaaattaaaatctctAATATCAGTGATAACCAATATGATACATATCACGCATACCTATTTAGAATAAGCAATCAGCAACGCAGAATGCCACCTACAATCAAACCAaaattcagacaccttgaacatttctttcattaatacagtttattcactatagtttaaaaaaaaatggaaataaaatatgacaagatctcagagttaaactgtgtcagaaaaaataatcttaattatgtcagataacacttaagcaaaacatggtcagatcaaagtgtctgaataatttttggttccaaatttttatcaattttactgatagtccactgtatgaagaatttttgggtataatatgtcacagttcactttattttgctatcctcacttacataaaccCTTATATtatatcctcacttacataaatgaactatagtgtcctgcacccactagtaaaaatatatcaaatatgtctgaataatttttggtttgactgtatatgcaGAGATGCTTAATTCCTGCCATGGTTTggaaaaaagcacatttattttagTGGTGACGTATTTGAATGCACAAATTTGGGAAATGTAAAATCATTTATTGACTGGGGCTAATGGGGCTAAAACACTGCATACACTGAAACTatgagattaacattaacatacTTAAATAAACATGTTGCACATCCTCTTTGGTAAttaatattacaccatttttacaattttagtaTCCCAGAAAGAATTTTATATTAAGGCAAGTTGTGTGCAAAGCCCATTATGGCTCATTGGGTTTCAGCAAAatcacacaaacaaatgagatGCTTCCATAGC contains:
- the rbm15 gene encoding RNA-binding protein 15, which encodes MKGKERSPVKKRSRALDDIRDRGGSHPTSKKMGVISISGGGSNNGNSSSKSEGGSARRGLIGDKRDGRDFDGHVSSRTGNNHGYTSPVASSSGKNHASSLSLEAAARTNSRGESRAPLPTNESEYKTLKISELGSQLSDEEIEDGLFHEFKKFGDVSVKISRVNDERIAFVNFRRPDDARAAKHARGRLVLYDRPLKIEAVYLNRRRSRSPVDKDHFSVVAGHRHLHTQRPLSPTGLGYRDYRLQQLALGRLPPPPPPPLPRELEREREFAFYEARARPAYIAERAAPFREEDFISPEDDQRANRTLFLGNLDITVTENDLRRAFERFGTITEVDIKRPTRGQSSTYGFLKFENLDMAHRAKISMSGKVVGRNPIKIGYGKATPTTRLWVGGLGPWVPLTALAREFDRFGTIRTIDYRKGDTWAYIQYESLDAAQAACTHMRGFPLGGPDRRLRVDFADTEHRYQQQFLQPLPLQHYEIVAESFVHRATPEAIRVRERTPPPLHFRERELYAGAEWPAPAIRERVRTPAFEPLEHLERERRREPWSLERELPARDAARKRRLMEDGRHLECSPDSSSEWAARRRRPPSLEGSPGGSSRDGRFSDSERPARADRVSPARESRSSLDRAPGEKRIKGSSLSESSVGASPAERKRKAGDSAKGASKRDRSESSSKSNQASKQDAGGKLSMAWNGMLLLKNSNFPASMHLLEGDLSVATSLLIDGSTGGKVTQLRITQRLRLDQPKIDEVSRRIKVAGPGGYAVLLAVPGSTEETSSSDPAASTQRPLRNLVSYLKQKQAAGVISLPVGGSRDKDNTGVLHAFPPCDFSQQFLDSSAKALAKTEEDFLVMIIVRGAS